Proteins from one Candidatus Obscuribacterales bacterium genomic window:
- a CDS encoding SpoIIE family protein phosphatase, producing MVQVEHLKPRLMVVDDETDNLALLYRTFRRDFEVFKAESAFEAMDVLDREGEMAIIISDQQMPRLSGIEFLSRTVDLFPDTIRIVLTGYTDAQDLVDAINSGKVFKYITKPWDAAELRAVVNQAAETYSAIKQRTCDLTRALRRESLFNAVTSAIRESLDYDSMLRTIVETIGKTFGADACMLYPVEQVEFGEAAAVNLPLATKAEADFVLANSTRWVNADSPSDRPSLPPVDAQVLMGSVSDRSVKIAQTQQQQPYVQLVIPLTCKQEIPAVLVLYKQTTSASWLKDDIELVKGVAEQAALAISQAKLYQRIQKQSEQMQGELAVARQIQGNLLRQSLPDIDNVKIQAYCYPAREVGGDFFEVYLHPQGDIWLAVGDVSGKGVPAALFMASALSVLRRELAQEAPPPPNIVMQNLNSSLLDNLVSSNCFITMVLASFSPDTKRLVYANAGHIYPLVWSSYHREDNGEKTGNPALEPTYLKQRGVPLGILPLWTAAAGELQLQSGDVLLLASDGVTEASIANVEPGSGHAPTSRSMLRQAGLWQLLIQDHSSLDLTHILSRIQAHSETQEDDQTMLSLEVL from the coding sequence ATGGTTCAGGTTGAACATCTAAAGCCCAGACTCATGGTGGTAGACGATGAAACCGACAATTTAGCTTTGTTGTATCGCACCTTTCGGCGAGACTTTGAGGTATTTAAGGCAGAGAGCGCCTTTGAAGCCATGGACGTGTTAGATCGCGAAGGGGAGATGGCCATCATCATCTCTGACCAACAAATGCCTAGGCTTTCGGGCATTGAGTTTTTGAGCCGAACGGTGGACTTGTTTCCCGATACCATCCGCATCGTCTTAACAGGCTACACCGATGCTCAGGATCTCGTTGATGCCATCAACAGCGGTAAGGTCTTCAAATACATCACCAAGCCATGGGATGCAGCAGAACTAAGAGCCGTGGTCAACCAGGCTGCAGAAACCTACAGCGCCATCAAGCAGCGCACCTGCGACTTGACCCGGGCCCTGCGGCGCGAGTCGCTGTTCAATGCCGTGACCAGCGCTATTCGTGAGTCCTTGGACTACGACAGCATGTTGCGCACCATTGTGGAAACCATTGGCAAAACCTTTGGGGCAGATGCCTGCATGTTATATCCCGTGGAACAGGTGGAGTTTGGGGAGGCGGCAGCGGTGAATCTACCCCTAGCCACCAAGGCTGAGGCAGATTTCGTGCTGGCCAATAGCACCCGCTGGGTCAACGCCGACTCGCCCAGCGATCGCCCCTCCCTCCCTCCAGTCGATGCTCAGGTATTGATGGGCAGTGTCAGCGATCGCTCCGTGAAGATTGCCCAAACCCAGCAGCAGCAGCCCTATGTCCAGCTTGTCATTCCCCTCACCTGTAAGCAAGAAATACCGGCGGTGCTGGTGCTCTACAAGCAAACCACCAGCGCCTCTTGGCTAAAAGACGATATCGAGCTGGTGAAGGGCGTTGCCGAACAGGCTGCCCTGGCCATTTCCCAAGCCAAGCTCTATCAACGCATCCAAAAGCAAAGCGAACAAATGCAGGGAGAATTGGCCGTAGCCCGGCAGATTCAAGGCAACCTGCTGCGCCAAAGCCTGCCCGACATCGACAATGTCAAAATTCAGGCCTACTGCTACCCGGCCCGCGAGGTAGGAGGCGACTTTTTTGAAGTCTACCTACATCCCCAGGGAGACATCTGGTTAGCGGTGGGTGACGTATCTGGTAAAGGAGTGCCCGCTGCCTTGTTTATGGCCAGCGCCCTATCGGTGTTGCGCCGAGAGCTGGCCCAGGAAGCACCGCCGCCCCCCAATATCGTCATGCAAAACCTCAACAGTAGCTTGCTTGACAACCTCGTCAGCAGCAATTGCTTTATTACCATGGTGCTAGCTAGTTTTTCCCCCGATACCAAACGCTTGGTCTATGCCAATGCAGGGCATATCTATCCCTTGGTGTGGTCGTCCTATCACCGGGAGGATAACGGTGAGAAAACCGGCAACCCGGCCCTCGAACCCACCTACCTCAAACAGCGCGGTGTTCCTCTCGGCATCTTGCCGCTATGGACAGCGGCAGCGGGTGAACTGCAGCTACAGTCTGGAGATGTGCTTCTCTTGGCTAGCGACGGCGTCACAGAAGCCAGCATCGCCAATGTGGAGCCCGGCAGCGGCCATGCCCCCACCAGCCGTTCTATGCTGCGGCAGGCGGGGCTATGGCAACTGTTGATTCAAGACCATAGCAGCCTCGACCTAACCCATATCCTGTCTCGGATTCAAGCTCATAGCGAGACCCAAGAAGATGATCAAACCATGCTCTCCCTGGAGGTGTTGTAG